A DNA window from Gigantopelta aegis isolate Gae_Host chromosome 4, Gae_host_genome, whole genome shotgun sequence contains the following coding sequences:
- the LOC121372670 gene encoding uncharacterized protein LOC121372670 codes for MTSDMSMTERLMRHKNRILQRQVDVKLKIMENEHKAAQKEILESQRDCSVFLANLSNTWVGLNEYDQPDTRAMAKDPRLRCRRVSVMPVDVMDNDHSSNNAEEQNVCHRQKRSYSPQSEYCFPEKRAEMTCITVLDDILQAYGKGRRKQERHRKIGILIVPNPADMNSNRTMYNIAEGVCQTSGSSKDNRRSRPVSGVSQGIRRVSLVPDTLLLRSRNRSSSLAYGDGVSNRNIQDVPVIRNIILPPRPQTVSQERFTHSIPPNKGISKRPQTAVTIRRSSIFGQVASDLPWQTRRPTIADPYALLPGEEYGRKRPKTALTKYELYGRSPAVGRTTVAGIMAEMQNRRSETRRLLEHSRQLKNKVKKLIRPERQYDPEETEEQC; via the coding sequence ATGACGTCAGACATGAGCATGACCGAGCGACTGATGCGACACAAGAACAGGATTCTGCAGCGACAGGTTGACGTGAAGCTGAAGATTATGGAGAATGAACACAAGGCTGCCCAGAAGGAGATCCTTGAATCTCAGAGGGACTGCAGCGTCTTCTTGGCCAACCTCTCCAACACGTGGGTGGGGCTCAACGAGTACGACCAGCCGGACACCAGGGCCATGGCTAAAGACCCTAGACTGAGGTGCAGGCGAGTGTCCGTGATGCCTGTCGACGTAATGGATAACGACCATTCCTCGAATAACGCAGAAGAGCAAAATGTCTGTCATCGTCAGAAGAGGAGCTACTCACCGCAATCTGAATATTGTTTTCCAGAAAAACGTGCAGAGATGACCTGCATTACTGTCCTTGATGACATATTACAAGCTTACGGAAAGGGACGACGAAAGCAAGAAAGACACCGAAAGATAGGCATTTTAATTGTACCTAACCCTGCCGATATGAATTCCAACAGAACAATGTATAATATTGCAGAAGGAGTTTGCCAGACCTCTGGTTCTAGTAAAGACAACAGAAGGAGTCGGCCAGTATCGGGTGTTTCTCAAGGTATACGCAGAGTGTCTCTAGTCCCAGATACCCTGCTCCTTCGGTCTAGGAACAGATCATCTAGTCTAGCGTATGGCGACGGAGTAAGTAACAGAAACATTCAAGACGTACCAGTAATCAGAAACATAATATTACCACCTCGACCACAAACTGTATCTCAAGAACGTTTCACTCATTCCATACCGCCAAATAAAGGGATTTCGAAACGGCCACAGACTGCCGTAACAATACGCAGGAGTTCCATTTTTGGACAAGTGGCCAGTGACTTGCCTTGGCAAACCAGGCGGCCGACCATTGCTGACCCATATGCACTCCTTCCCGGTGAGGAATACGGACGGAAGCGACCGAAAACGGCTCTAACGAAGTACGAGTTGTACGGGCGCTCGCCAGCGGTTGGGCGCACCACGGTGGCTGGGATCATGGCTGAGATGCAGAACAGGCGGTCCGAGACTCGTCGTCTGCTGGAACACAGCAGACAGCTGAAGAACAAGGTCAAGAAGCTGATTCGTCCTGAAAGACAATACGATCCCGAGGAAACCGAGGAACAATgctga